The following proteins come from a genomic window of Methanobrevibacter arboriphilus JCM 13429 = DSM 1125:
- a CDS encoding ABC transporter ATP-binding protein has protein sequence MELKGENLSFKYDSSKRWILKDLNINIKSGEIKGLIGDSGSGKSTLSKILAGYIDNKNFEGKVEINGLNISKNEYNPVQLIFQHPEQTMNPKWKMKDILYESWNVDGDIIEKFGIQKSWLNRWPNELSGGELQRFSVLRALSPNTKFLIADEMTTMLDAVTQVQIWNLVIDLVRMKNIGMLVVSHDKDLIKKICDEVVYLDDINNF, from the coding sequence ATGGAATTAAAAGGAGAAAATTTAAGCTTCAAATATGATTCTAGTAAAAGATGGATTTTAAAGGATTTAAACATAAATATAAAGAGTGGTGAGATTAAAGGTTTGATTGGAGATAGTGGTAGTGGGAAATCTACTCTTTCAAAAATTTTAGCAGGGTATATTGATAATAAAAACTTTGAAGGTAAAGTTGAAATTAATGGTTTAAATATTTCAAAAAATGAATATAATCCTGTACAATTAATTTTCCAACATCCTGAACAAACAATGAATCCAAAATGGAAAATGAAGGATATTTTATATGAATCTTGGAATGTGGACGGGGACATTATAGAAAAATTTGGAATACAGAAATCTTGGCTTAATAGATGGCCTAATGAACTTTCAGGGGGAGAACTTCAGAGATTTTCAGTTCTTAGAGCTCTTTCTCCTAATACTAAGTTTTTAATAGCTGATGAAATGACAACAATGTTGGATGCTGTTACTCAAGTTCAAATTTGGAATCTTGTTATAGATTTAGTAAGAATGAAAAATATAGGAATGTTAGTTGTTAGTCATGATAAGGATCTAATTAAAAAAATATGTGATGAAGTTGTTTATTTAGATGATATAAATAATTTTTAA
- a CDS encoding 4Fe-4S binding protein: MIVKDWCMFCGECAGVCPRNLIEVKESTLIFDESECKDCSTCVKVCPITALEKE, from the coding sequence ATGATAGTAAAAGATTGGTGTATGTTCTGTGGAGAATGTGCGGGTGTTTGCCCAAGGAATTTAATTGAAGTTAAAGAATCTACTTTAATTTTTGATGAAAGCGAATGTAAAGATTGTAGCACTTGTGTTAAGGTTTGTCCTATCACAGCATTAGAAAAAGAATAA
- a CDS encoding ABC transporter permease, with protein sequence MNKPADDPIDKPIRKFYTSPLKMNLRTKTILIISLTSMLLLAVVINSLFINVANITTNFSAINQPPSFEHIFGTDWMGRDMFTRTMKGLGLSIMIGAFASIISMIIAVILGLVSSMNKYLDSFVSWLVDLFSSIPHLLLIILVSISLGGGAVGVIIGVGVSHWTSLTRVLRAEVKQINTSDYVHISKNFGKSKWWIAKYHILPLVLTQIFLGVILVFPHAIMHEASVTFLGFGLSPHEPAIGVILAESMKYLATGAWWLAFFPGISLLIIVLSFDLVGDNLQRLLDPANAHE encoded by the coding sequence ATGAATAAGCCTGCGGATGATCCTATTGATAAGCCAATTAGAAAGTTTTATACTTCTCCTTTAAAGATGAATTTAAGAACAAAAACTATTTTGATTATTAGCTTAACTTCAATGTTGCTTTTAGCTGTTGTTATAAATAGTTTATTTATCAATGTAGCTAATATTACAACTAATTTTAGTGCAATTAATCAACCTCCTTCATTTGAACATATTTTTGGTACTGATTGGATGGGTAGGGACATGTTTACAAGAACAATGAAAGGATTAGGTCTTAGTATAATGATTGGTGCTTTTGCATCTATTATTAGTATGATTATAGCAGTTATTTTAGGTCTAGTGTCAAGTATGAATAAATATTTGGATAGTTTTGTTAGTTGGTTAGTTGATCTTTTCTCATCTATTCCTCATCTTTTGTTGATTATTTTGGTTTCAATAAGTTTAGGTGGGGGAGCTGTTGGTGTAATTATAGGTGTAGGTGTTTCTCATTGGACTTCATTAACAAGGGTTCTTAGAGCAGAAGTAAAACAGATTAATACATCTGATTATGTTCATATTTCAAAGAATTTTGGTAAATCAAAATGGTGGATAGCTAAATACCATATTCTTCCATTAGTATTAACTCAAATATTTTTAGGTGTGATTTTGGTTTTCCCTCATGCAATTATGCATGAAGCCAGTGTAACTTTCCTTGGTTTTGGACTTTCTCCTCATGAACCAGCTATTGGAGTGATTCTTGCTGAATCAATGAAATATTTAGCTACAGGAGCTTGGTGGTTAGCATTTTTCCCAGGTATATCTCTATTAATAATTGTTCTTTCATTTGATTTAGTTGGGGATAATTTACAAAGATTATTAGATCCTGCAAATGCACATGAGTAA
- a CDS encoding ABC transporter permease, with the protein MFNYKKLAIFLGYKTIRLIILLIAVAIISFVLIDLSPIDPVRAYIGEMAVSGEQLVNLQQYWGVGVPIWEKALNWAFDVFRGNFGISLIYRVPVLEVIGDRFQASLVLMFVSWLISGVLGFTLGTLAGMYRGSWIDKFVKIYCYILLSAPTFWIALLMLMVFSVYLGWFPTGLGVPVGVLSENVTFWDWLDRLILPATALSVIGIAQIALFTRDKLNNIMSSDFIIFAKARGEKGWSLVKRHGVRNILLPAITIQFLSFSELFGGAVLVEQVFSYPGIGQAAVAAGLRSDVPLLLGIVIFSTIFVFCGNTIADVIYKFVDPRIRESESNE; encoded by the coding sequence TTGTTTAATTATAAAAAATTAGCTATTTTTTTAGGATATAAGACAATTAGGCTTATTATTCTTTTAATAGCTGTAGCTATTATTAGTTTTGTTTTAATAGATTTATCTCCAATTGATCCTGTTCGTGCTTATATTGGAGAAATGGCTGTTAGTGGTGAACAATTAGTTAATCTACAACAGTATTGGGGTGTAGGTGTACCAATTTGGGAAAAAGCACTCAATTGGGCATTTGATGTTTTTAGAGGGAATTTCGGCATTTCTCTTATTTATAGAGTTCCTGTTTTAGAAGTTATTGGAGATAGATTTCAAGCATCTTTAGTTTTAATGTTTGTTTCTTGGCTGATTTCTGGAGTTCTTGGATTTACTTTAGGTACTTTAGCTGGAATGTATAGGGGAAGTTGGATTGATAAATTTGTTAAAATATATTGTTATATCCTTCTTTCAGCACCTACCTTTTGGATAGCGCTTTTAATGCTTATGGTATTTTCAGTTTACTTAGGATGGTTCCCAACAGGTTTAGGAGTCCCTGTAGGAGTTTTATCTGAAAATGTGACGTTTTGGGATTGGTTAGATAGATTAATTCTTCCTGCAACTGCTCTCAGTGTGATCGGAATTGCTCAAATTGCTCTTTTTACAAGAGATAAACTTAATAATATTATGTCTAGTGATTTTATAATTTTTGCAAAAGCTAGAGGTGAAAAAGGCTGGTCTCTTGTTAAACGTCATGGAGTTAGAAATATTCTTCTTCCAGCTATTACTATTCAATTTTTATCTTTTAGTGAACTGTTTGGAGGAGCTGTTTTAGTGGAACAAGTATTTTCTTATCCCGGTATAGGTCAAGCTGCTGTTGCTGCAGGTCTTAGAAGTGATGTTCCTTTACTTTTAGGTATTGTAATTTTTTCAACAATCTTTGTTTTTTGTGGAAATACAATTGCTGATGTTATTTATAAATTTGTAGATCCTAGAATTAGGGAGAGTGAATCTAATGAATAA
- a CDS encoding NAD(P)/FAD-dependent oxidoreductase → MIKTDVLVIGSGPAGSSAAKHAALGGAKVIVIDKKSEIGAPKRCAEGVSKAGLADLGIEPNVRWVTKELDGVRLVSPNGTDVWLTSDEIELPEAGYILERKVFDKYMAMDAARAGAEIKIKTLAHGMRKEGDAYVVTCEHMGELFEIKANIIIAADGPESRVARWAGLRTATKATNMESGIQFEMVGVEMEKKDVIEFYFGTVAPGGYAWIFPKGDDIANVGLAVITNDTDKTPYEHLKDFVANCPATQNAQAVEFNIGGDPVGGMPKKIYDDNILVCGDAAGQVNPLTGGGIISGMKGGMHAGIVAAGAIADGDFSEDRLEEYDKNIRDDIGHEIDKYLKVKDYALSLSDEELDSVADAFQDIQFEKVSTTELVKNLIKVSPKALLKLGKLL, encoded by the coding sequence ATGATTAAAACTGATGTATTAGTAATTGGATCTGGACCTGCAGGATCATCAGCAGCTAAACATGCTGCTTTAGGTGGAGCTAAAGTAATAGTTATAGATAAAAAATCTGAAATTGGTGCTCCGAAACGTTGTGCTGAAGGGGTTTCAAAAGCAGGGCTTGCAGATTTAGGAATTGAACCTAATGTACGTTGGGTTACCAAAGAACTTGATGGTGTTAGGTTAGTTTCTCCAAATGGTACTGATGTATGGTTAACTTCTGATGAAATTGAACTTCCAGAAGCAGGTTATATTTTAGAGCGAAAAGTATTTGATAAATATATGGCTATGGATGCAGCTAGGGCTGGAGCTGAAATCAAGATAAAAACACTTGCTCATGGAATGAGAAAAGAAGGAGATGCTTATGTTGTCACATGTGAGCATATGGGTGAGTTATTTGAGATAAAAGCTAATATAATTATTGCTGCTGATGGACCAGAATCTCGAGTAGCTAGATGGGCAGGACTTAGAACCGCTACCAAGGCAACTAATATGGAGTCAGGAATCCAATTTGAAATGGTTGGAGTAGAAATGGAAAAAAAGGATGTTATTGAATTCTACTTTGGAACTGTTGCTCCTGGTGGTTATGCTTGGATTTTCCCTAAAGGTGATGATATAGCTAATGTAGGGCTTGCTGTAATAACTAATGATACTGATAAAACTCCTTATGAACATTTGAAAGATTTTGTAGCTAATTGTCCAGCTACTCAAAATGCTCAAGCTGTTGAGTTTAATATTGGTGGAGATCCTGTTGGTGGTATGCCAAAAAAAATATATGATGATAATATCCTTGTTTGTGGAGATGCTGCAGGTCAAGTTAATCCTTTGACTGGTGGAGGAATCATCAGTGGTATGAAAGGTGGAATGCATGCAGGTATTGTTGCTGCAGGTGCTATTGCTGATGGTGATTTTTCTGAAGATAGATTAGAAGAGTATGATAAAAATATTAGGGATGATATTGGTCATGAAATTGATAAATACTTAAAAGTTAAAGATTATGCTCTTTCTTTGTCTGATGAAGAACTTGATTCAGTTGCTGATGCTTTCCAAGATATACAATTTGAAAAAGTAAGTACTACTGAACTTGTTAAAAATCTTATAAAAGTTTCTCCTAAAGCATTATTAAAATTAGGAAAATTATTATAA
- a CDS encoding oligopeptide/dipeptide ABC transporter ATP-binding protein has product MNENSEKSEELLSVSNISISFLQYTRGLRQNLLKVISDLTLDISTGEIVAILGSSGSGKSLLAHAILGILPKNATLTGEMSFKGEKLDQNLKEKVRGSEIALIPQSVNYLDPLMKVSDQVIGETVDEEDKKTKKIHQRKVFEEYGLGEEVDDLYPFQLSGGMARRVLVSTALIQNPDLVIADEPTPGLDDKAIEETLNYLKQMANDGKGVLLITHDINAALNVADKIVIFYSGYVIEIVNAKDFSGNGENLVHPYTRALYKALPQNGFHLYEGHQPIHGEIPEGCVYYDRCDHPTDCCKTLNPELQDIQGKKVRCHRGHRKYSR; this is encoded by the coding sequence ATGAATGAAAATTCTGAAAAGTCAGAAGAATTATTATCAGTTTCAAATATTTCAATTTCATTTCTTCAATATACTAGAGGATTAAGACAAAATTTACTCAAAGTAATCAGTGATTTAACATTAGATATTTCTACCGGCGAAATAGTAGCTATTCTTGGTTCTAGTGGTTCTGGAAAGAGCTTACTTGCACATGCAATTCTAGGAATACTGCCTAAGAATGCAACTCTTACTGGAGAAATGAGTTTTAAAGGGGAAAAATTAGATCAAAATCTTAAAGAGAAAGTCAGGGGGAGTGAAATAGCTTTAATTCCACAATCAGTTAATTATTTAGATCCACTTATGAAAGTTTCTGATCAGGTTATTGGTGAAACTGTTGATGAAGAAGATAAAAAAACTAAAAAAATTCATCAAAGAAAAGTTTTTGAAGAATATGGTTTAGGTGAGGAAGTTGATGATTTATACCCATTTCAACTTTCTGGAGGAATGGCAAGGAGAGTTTTGGTTTCAACAGCCCTTATTCAAAATCCTGATTTGGTAATTGCAGATGAACCTACTCCTGGCTTGGATGATAAAGCTATTGAAGAAACTTTAAACTACCTTAAACAAATGGCAAATGATGGAAAGGGTGTTCTTTTAATTACTCATGATATTAATGCTGCTTTAAATGTTGCTGATAAGATAGTTATATTTTATTCAGGATATGTTATTGAAATAGTTAATGCAAAAGATTTTTCAGGGAATGGTGAAAATTTAGTGCATCCTTATACACGTGCACTTTATAAGGCTCTTCCTCAAAATGGTTTTCATTTGTATGAGGGTCATCAACCAATACATGGTGAAATTCCAGAAGGTTGTGTTTATTATGATAGATGTGATCATCCTACAGATTGTTGTAAAACATTAAACCCTGAACTTCAAGATATTCAAGGTAAAAAAGTACGATGCCATAGAGGTCATAGAAAATATTCTAGATAG